The Jannaschia sp. M317 DNA segment GTTGCGGGCTATGCCCTGGGCGGCGGATGCGAGTTGGCGATGATGTGTGATTTCATCATTGCCGCAGATACCGCGAAATTCGGCCAGCCCGAGATCAACCTGGGCGTCATCGCGGGCCTCGGCGGCACGCAACGCCTGACCCGCGCCGTCGGCAAGGCCAAGTCGATGGACATGCACCTGACTGGCCGCTTCATGGACGCCGAAGAGGCGGAGCGGTCAGGCCTGGTCAGCCGCGTCGTGCCGGCCAAGAAACTGCTGGACGAGGCGATGTCGGCCGCAGGCAAGATCGCAGAGAAGTCGCTGATCACGGCTCAGGCCGCAAAGGAAGCGGTGAACCAAAGCCAGGAACTGGGCCTCCGCGACGGGCTCTTGTTCGAAAAGCGTCTGTTCCACGCGCTCTTCG contains these protein-coding regions:
- a CDS encoding enoyl-CoA hydratase, whose amino-acid sequence is MGYQTLNVDVSNHVALIKLDRPEALNALNSTLLSELSKALAAAQSNDKVRCIVLTGSEKAFAAGADIREMSSKGFVDVFMGDLFGAEADAVMRVRKPIIAAVAGYALGGGCELAMMCDFIIAADTAKFGQPEINLGVIAGLGGTQRLTRAVGKAKSMDMHLTGRFMDAEEAERSGLVSRVVPAKKLLDEAMSAAGKIAEKSLITAQAAKEAVNQSQELGLRDGLLFEKRLFHALFATEDRKEGMDAFVEKREPQFRDK